One region of Clostridium sp. Marseille-P299 genomic DNA includes:
- a CDS encoding radical SAM protein: protein MNRYSKITNKNCREIVLLKAFPCAWGKCSFCDYTDDNSTNEEEMVLLNEEVLSNVTGEFGVLEVINSGSCFELPKKTLQLIRDIIKEKNIKKLFFESHWIYRNKLQEMKEFMGIPIVFKIGVESFDHHFRQEVLNKHANFTTPEEVSKYFDSPCLMVGIKGQTKEMIDRDISILQSHFKLGTINVYVNNTTDIKRDEELVEWFTTKYRYLDNDPTIEVLYNNVDFGVGD from the coding sequence ATGAATCGATACAGTAAAATTACAAATAAAAATTGCAGAGAGATTGTACTATTAAAGGCCTTTCCATGTGCTTGGGGAAAATGTTCCTTCTGTGATTATACAGACGATAATTCAACCAATGAAGAAGAGATGGTTTTATTAAATGAAGAAGTGTTATCCAATGTAACTGGCGAATTTGGAGTGCTTGAAGTAATTAATTCTGGAAGTTGTTTTGAACTACCAAAGAAAACACTACAATTAATTCGTGATATTATTAAAGAGAAGAACATTAAGAAATTGTTTTTTGAAAGCCATTGGATATACCGTAATAAATTGCAGGAAATGAAAGAGTTTATGGGCATACCAATTGTATTTAAAATCGGTGTTGAAAGCTTTGATCATCATTTCCGCCAAGAGGTATTAAACAAACATGCGAATTTTACAACACCAGAGGAAGTGTCGAAGTATTTTGATTCTCCATGTCTTATGGTGGGAATTAAAGGTCAGACAAAGGAAATGATTGATCGAGATATCAGTATATTACAGAGCCATTTTAAATTAGGTACTATTAATGTTTATGTTAATAATACGACTGACATTAAGAGAGATGAAGAGTTAGTAGAGTGGTTTACAACAAAATATCGTTACTTAGACAATGATCCTACAATAGAGGTACTTTATAATAATGTTGATTTCGGTGTAGGTGATTAA
- a CDS encoding ECF transporter S component produces MKRVSTIKITTIALSAVINIVGAQIALMLKLPVYLDMIGTIFTAAILGPFYGIFPGLLSGLLTGISTDIFSLYFLPVQIITGIMAGLIFKTKWMKNKRVLFGAFLVSIPGTLVASMISAFLFGGVTSSGSSLIVMILRKIGFNEIASVFIVQIATDYLDRMIAVAIVLFLVSILPKDIIIRVKGTSYESIQ; encoded by the coding sequence ATGAAACGAGTTTCTACAATAAAAATTACAACAATTGCTTTGTCAGCAGTCATTAATATCGTTGGTGCGCAAATCGCATTAATGTTAAAGCTACCAGTTTATCTTGATATGATTGGGACTATCTTCACCGCTGCAATCTTAGGCCCATTTTATGGTATATTTCCAGGGTTACTAAGTGGATTGCTTACAGGAATTAGTACTGATATATTTTCTTTATATTTTTTGCCAGTACAAATAATAACAGGTATAATGGCAGGTCTTATCTTTAAAACAAAATGGATGAAAAATAAAAGAGTTCTGTTTGGTGCATTTTTAGTATCGATTCCAGGAACTTTAGTTGCTTCAATGATTAGTGCTTTTTTATTTGGAGGGGTTACCTCTTCTGGATCATCATTAATTGTAATGATATTAAGAAAAATTGGATTTAATGAGATAGCTAGTGTATTTATCGTACAAATCGCAACGGATTATTTGGATCGAATGATTGCTGTTGCTATCGTACTTTTCTTAGTATCCATCTTGCCAAAGGACATAATTATTAGAGTAAAGGGGACAAGTTATGAATCGATACAGTAA
- a CDS encoding nucleoside hydrolase, with protein sequence MLEKRKVIIDCDPGIDDSLALMLALSSPELEVVGITVVCGNAPTNLGVENALKVLNLMNRLDIPVYFGEEKPLVREYVSAQDTHGMDGLGETNYQKVLKGNVKENAPEFIIRALKEQAQLSIIALGPLTNIAVALSKDKEIFKRLDTFVSMGGNFKSHGNCSPVAEYNYWCDPDAAKMVFEEFEKLEKKVHMVGLDVTRQIVLTPSLLSYIKRIDEERGSFVENIVQFYFDFHWEYEKIIGCVINDPLAVAYFIDPMICNGFEAFTTVETKGICIGQSVVDSMDFWKRNKNSVVLTEVNARAFFEMFINRIFGGDHALTKEILTSIGIK encoded by the coding sequence ATGTTAGAAAAGAGAAAAGTCATTATTGATTGTGACCCAGGGATTGATGATAGTTTAGCTTTAATGCTAGCGCTTTCGTCACCAGAATTGGAGGTTGTGGGTATTACCGTGGTTTGTGGTAATGCACCTACAAATCTTGGAGTTGAGAATGCTCTAAAGGTGCTTAATCTTATGAACCGTTTGGACATTCCAGTATACTTTGGAGAAGAAAAGCCCTTAGTGCGTGAATATGTTAGCGCTCAGGATACTCATGGTATGGATGGGCTTGGAGAAACCAATTATCAAAAAGTATTAAAAGGTAATGTTAAGGAGAATGCACCAGAATTTATAATTCGTGCTTTAAAGGAGCAGGCGCAACTATCCATTATCGCCTTAGGTCCATTAACGAATATTGCTGTGGCACTTTCAAAAGATAAGGAGATATTTAAGCGACTAGATACCTTTGTTTCCATGGGAGGAAACTTTAAAAGCCATGGAAATTGTTCGCCAGTTGCTGAATATAACTATTGGTGTGATCCGGATGCAGCAAAGATGGTATTTGAAGAATTTGAGAAACTAGAGAAGAAAGTTCATATGGTGGGCTTAGATGTTACCCGCCAAATTGTATTAACTCCTAGTTTATTATCATATATAAAAAGAATTGATGAAGAGAGAGGTAGTTTTGTAGAGAACATTGTACAGTTTTATTTTGATTTTCATTGGGAGTATGAAAAAATTATTGGCTGTGTAATTAATGATCCATTAGCAGTTGCTTATTTTATAGACCCTATGATATGTAATGGTTTTGAGGCCTTTACTACAGTAGAAACGAAAGGGATATGTATTGGTCAATCCGTAGTAGATTCCATGGACTTTTGGAAGAGGAATAAAAATAGCGTAGTGTTAACAGAAGTTAATGCAAGAGCCTTTTTTGAAATGTTTATCAATAGAATCTTTGGGGGAGATCATGCTCTAACGAAAGAGATACTTACATCCATAGGTATTAAATAA
- a CDS encoding IS91 family transposase, with protein sequence MSRLKEIFKEHYEEILYILHPRKSVIENVNKMIDCGDSSKGGAFWGCPDCGELKFVPYTCKSRFCPSCGNMYNQKRSFRISSKLISCVHRHCVFTIPEELRAFFLNERTLLGELFHSVRDAILRMFSKLNKSENFTPGIVCVLHTFGRDLKWNPHIHALISEGGAGNHTPWRIVKHFDYHFLRKAFRKVLLDRLTNRIGPSFRKIKNEMYTLHSDGFYVRAKPNDCTPDQTVKYITRYLGRPVIASSRIDHYDGEQVTFHYKKHEDNSLVTETIPALDFIKRLIIHIPEKHFKMVRYYGIYAKHHKQEKHLFKYLSDEKRKFLKSLLDWRQSILLNFGYDPLKCSKCGSSMLVLEVYHKKTALFEQYRKAMGYG encoded by the coding sequence ATGAGTAGATTAAAAGAGATTTTTAAAGAACATTATGAAGAGATACTATATATTTTACATCCACGTAAGTCTGTCATTGAAAATGTAAATAAGATGATAGACTGTGGTGATTCATCTAAGGGTGGTGCCTTTTGGGGCTGCCCTGATTGTGGTGAGCTTAAGTTTGTTCCTTATACCTGCAAAAGCCGTTTTTGTCCTTCTTGTGGAAACATGTATAATCAAAAACGATCTTTTCGCATATCATCTAAGCTTATTTCTTGTGTACACAGACATTGCGTTTTTACTATCCCCGAAGAACTGCGTGCATTCTTTCTAAACGAACGCACTCTTCTTGGTGAACTTTTTCATTCAGTCCGTGATGCAATTCTTCGTATGTTTTCTAAATTGAATAAATCTGAAAACTTTACTCCTGGTATTGTTTGTGTTCTTCATACCTTTGGTCGAGATTTGAAGTGGAATCCTCATATCCATGCTCTTATCTCTGAAGGTGGAGCTGGCAACCATACTCCCTGGCGTATTGTTAAACACTTTGATTATCACTTTCTACGGAAAGCTTTTCGAAAAGTTCTTTTGGATCGCTTAACGAATCGTATCGGTCCTTCTTTTCGTAAAATAAAAAATGAAATGTATACGCTACATTCTGATGGGTTTTACGTTCGTGCAAAGCCGAATGATTGTACTCCTGATCAGACTGTGAAATATATCACTCGCTACCTTGGCAGACCAGTAATCGCTTCCTCACGTATTGATCACTATGATGGTGAACAAGTTACTTTCCATTATAAAAAACATGAAGATAATTCTCTTGTAACCGAAACAATTCCTGCACTTGATTTCATCAAGCGCCTGATTATACATATACCTGAAAAACACTTTAAAATGGTGCGATACTACGGTATTTATGCCAAGCATCACAAGCAGGAAAAACATCTTTTTAAATATCTTTCTGATGAAAAACGTAAGTTCTTAAAATCCCTGCTTGATTGGAGACAATCAATTCTTTTAAACTTCGGATATGATCCTTTAAAATGTTCGAAGTGTGGCTCTTCTATGTTGGTTCTAGAAGTTTACCACAAAAAAACTGCACTATTTGAACAATATCGAAAGGCAATGGGATATGGATAA